From a region of the Candidatus Azobacteroides pseudotrichonymphae genomovar. CFP2 genome:
- a CDS encoding tetratricopeptide repeat protein: MRRKAVVSVYHIFYMLMPLLFCTCLFAGELPYENRFKFDYFFLNAIRFKQKSEHNQAFNSFQYLLRIDSTSSVVLYELSKYYLFLNKEQLALNALRKATFYTPNNFEYKLALANLSRELGNNNLAIILYEELIKGNPQNLELYYCLSDLYVKQQNVNKAIRVLNKIENSIGINEDIALKKSQLYKLIGKKKQALRALKYLAEKFPTEAKYQIFIGDFYLDENEIEEALLYYERSKIMDPNNLYYFVAMSNYYATKGKVGSAIHKIERALEAPTLDLGTKLNILGKYIENLCENKQDKEAANVLFETLMEQYPQDKELNRMYGKFLFLQGKKKEAKFQFQAVIEAMPEDFEAWIQLLNIALQEENSDEIISICENALIHFPDVPEFYLYEGIAYSIKKAYQNALDIYLEGLKIISTDDILLSTFLGQIGDLYYQLGNKEKSFVFYEQAIKYNDKNIVVLNNYAYRLSLTKENLDKAKEMAAVVVQLQPDNITYIDTYAWIFFQAGDYSLAKFYIKNAISKDTVVNSEILEHYGDILYKTGDIDEAVSKWQEALCLKEASNGDTSILKKKITDKTYYYEGTK; this comes from the coding sequence ATGAGGAGAAAAGCAGTAGTCTCTGTATACCATATATTTTATATGTTAATGCCATTGCTATTTTGTACTTGTCTTTTTGCGGGAGAGTTGCCATATGAAAATCGTTTTAAGTTTGATTATTTCTTTTTGAATGCTATCCGTTTTAAACAAAAAAGTGAACATAATCAAGCTTTTAATTCTTTTCAATATCTTTTGAGGATTGATTCTACATCTTCTGTTGTTTTGTATGAATTATCTAAATACTATTTGTTTTTAAACAAAGAACAACTCGCTTTAAATGCCTTACGAAAAGCAACTTTTTACACTCCTAATAATTTTGAGTATAAATTAGCTTTGGCTAATTTGAGTCGGGAATTAGGAAACAACAATTTGGCAATTATTTTATATGAAGAGTTGATAAAAGGAAATCCTCAAAATCTAGAATTATACTATTGTTTAAGCGATTTATATGTCAAACAACAAAATGTAAATAAAGCTATTAGAGTACTAAACAAGATTGAAAATAGTATAGGGATAAATGAAGATATTGCTTTAAAAAAAAGTCAACTCTATAAATTAATTGGCAAAAAAAAGCAGGCATTGAGGGCTTTAAAATATTTAGCAGAAAAATTTCCTACAGAAGCTAAATATCAGATATTTATAGGTGACTTTTATCTGGATGAAAATGAAATAGAGGAGGCATTGTTATATTATGAAAGGTCTAAAATAATGGATCCTAATAATCTTTATTATTTTGTTGCGATGTCTAATTATTATGCAACTAAAGGAAAAGTAGGATCCGCTATACATAAAATAGAAAGGGCATTAGAGGCTCCAACATTAGACTTAGGGACTAAATTAAACATTCTTGGAAAGTATATTGAAAATCTGTGTGAAAATAAACAAGATAAAGAAGCAGCCAATGTTCTTTTTGAAACTTTAATGGAACAATATCCACAGGATAAGGAATTAAACCGTATGTACGGAAAATTTTTGTTTCTGCAAGGCAAAAAAAAAGAAGCTAAATTTCAGTTTCAAGCTGTCATTGAAGCCATGCCAGAGGATTTTGAAGCATGGATTCAACTATTGAATATTGCTCTGCAAGAGGAAAATTCTGATGAAATTATTTCTATTTGCGAAAATGCTTTAATCCATTTCCCTGATGTTCCTGAATTTTATTTATATGAAGGAATAGCTTACTCTATTAAAAAAGCTTATCAAAATGCTTTAGATATTTATTTGGAAGGATTGAAAATAATTTCAACAGATGATATACTATTATCTACTTTTTTGGGGCAAATAGGGGACTTGTATTATCAATTGGGGAATAAAGAAAAATCCTTTGTTTTTTATGAACAGGCCATTAAGTATAATGATAAAAATATTGTAGTATTGAATAATTATGCTTACCGTCTTTCATTGACAAAAGAAAATTTGGATAAAGCTAAAGAAATGGCAGCTGTAGTTGTTCAATTGCAACCTGACAATATAACTTACATAGACACTTATGCTTGGATATTTTTTCAAGCAGGGGATTATTCTTTGGCAAAATTTTATATTAAAAATGCTATTTCCAAAGATACTGTGGTAAATAGTGAAATCTTGGAACATTATGGAGATATTCTTTACAAGACTGGAGATATTGATGAAGCTGTTTCCAAATGGCAGGAAGCTCTTTGTTTGAAAGAAGCAAGTAATGGAGATACAAGTATTCTCAAAAAGAAAATTACGGATAAGACCTATTACTATGAAGGTACAAAATGA
- the dut gene encoding dUTP diphosphatase, whose translation MKIKIVNKSKYPLPEYETPHSAGLDIRANIDEPIILERGERTLVPTGLFIELPVGYEAQIRPRSGLAIKYGISLVNSPGTIDSDYRGEIRIIVINHSKKSFKIIDGERICQMIVSKYEQVEWDEVKKLDQTIRGNGGFGHTGV comes from the coding sequence ATGAAAATAAAAATTGTCAATAAATCAAAATATCCTCTCCCCGAATATGAGACTCCACATTCAGCAGGATTGGACATAAGGGCCAATATTGACGAGCCAATTATATTAGAAAGAGGAGAAAGGACATTAGTACCTACAGGGTTATTTATTGAATTGCCTGTAGGTTATGAAGCCCAAATTCGTCCAAGAAGTGGTCTTGCCATTAAATATGGCATCTCTTTAGTTAATTCGCCAGGGACGATCGATTCTGATTATCGGGGGGAAATAAGGATAATAGTTATTAATCACTCTAAAAAGTCTTTCAAAATAATAGATGGAGAACGTATTTGTCAAATGATAGTATCTAAATACGAGCAAGTAGAGTGGGATGAAGTGAAAAAATTGGATCAAACAATTCGTGGGAATGGTGGATTTGGACATACAGGGGTATAG
- the rnpA gene encoding ribonuclease P protein component has protein sequence MYSSNFKRTFVKTERLSLQKEVNYLFEQGLSFNIYPLRIVYLEKQTKGKIPVSILISVSKKRLRHSFKRNRIKRLIRESYRLTKNRLWEYLFIKNKGLSLAFIYTGDELHSYAQIKTVMDKILDTLIEKML, from the coding sequence ATGTATTCATCAAACTTTAAACGAACTTTTGTTAAAACTGAAAGACTTTCTCTACAAAAAGAAGTAAACTATCTGTTTGAACAAGGCCTATCTTTTAACATTTATCCTTTGCGTATTGTCTATTTAGAAAAGCAGACAAAGGGGAAAATTCCTGTATCCATCTTGATTAGTGTCTCGAAAAAACGTTTAAGACATTCCTTTAAACGAAACCGCATAAAAAGGTTAATACGTGAATCTTATAGATTAACCAAAAATAGACTTTGGGAATACCTTTTTATAAAAAATAAAGGGTTATCACTTGCTTTTATTTATACAGGGGATGAATTGCATAGCTATGCTCAAATAAAAACAGTAATGGATAAGATTTTGGATACTTTAATAGAAAAAATGCTATGA
- the yidD gene encoding membrane protein insertion efficiency factor YidD: MKKTLKGISVFTTLLLIQFYRLCISPLLLSSCRYIPTCSEYATIAMKKYGILKGGWLTLKRICRCHPWGKHGHDPVQ, translated from the coding sequence ATGAAAAAAACACTAAAAGGAATAAGTGTTTTCACAACACTTTTACTCATTCAATTTTATCGTTTGTGTATTTCTCCCCTGTTGCTTTCTTCTTGCAGATATATTCCCACTTGTTCCGAATATGCTACGATCGCTATGAAAAAATATGGAATTCTCAAAGGAGGTTGGCTAACATTAAAAAGAATTTGTCGCTGTCACCCTTGGGGAAAACATGGACATGACCCTGTTCAATGA
- the mgtE gene encoding magnesium transporter: MEEFKLHFLELIKLKDWKTLKQELNKFEPLQIAEIIENLEKNDGIVLFRLLPRELAKEAFQHLSHEEQEDIIEGLIANTDQITNLLNDLDPDDRTAFFEELPGEISWRLVQMLSLKECAITTRLLGYPEESIGRLMTPEYVAIKPHYTVQQALDHIRRFGKDSETLNVIYIIDDHRRLIDDIRIKELILAQPTETVENLTDNRFIALNAYDDQEVAIQIFQDYDRVALPVTDTNGTLLGIVTIDDVMDVAEKENTEDFQKFGGTQELDLSYTKTSLFELVKKRARWLVFLFFSEMLTTSAMSYFNVEISKAVVLALFVPLIISSGGNSGSQAASLIIRSLALEELGLKNWWYVMKKEILSGLLLGSLLGLIGFSRVFLWQEIGIYNYGKYWVWIGLSVAISLIFVVLWGTLSGSMIPFILKRCGFDPATASAPFVATLVDVTGLIIYFSVAVILLTGKLL; the protein is encoded by the coding sequence ATGGAAGAGTTTAAATTACATTTTCTTGAGTTAATCAAACTCAAGGATTGGAAGACCTTAAAACAAGAACTTAATAAGTTTGAACCACTTCAAATAGCTGAGATAATAGAAAACTTGGAGAAAAATGATGGAATAGTTCTTTTCCGTCTTCTACCAAGAGAATTAGCTAAAGAAGCTTTTCAGCATCTTTCTCACGAAGAGCAAGAAGACATTATCGAAGGTCTTATTGCGAATACCGATCAAATTACTAATTTGCTCAATGACCTTGATCCAGATGATCGCACGGCATTTTTTGAAGAATTACCTGGCGAAATAAGTTGGAGATTGGTTCAAATGTTATCATTGAAAGAATGTGCTATTACAACTCGCCTTTTGGGTTATCCTGAGGAAAGTATTGGAAGATTGATGACTCCCGAATATGTAGCTATTAAGCCTCACTATACTGTTCAACAAGCTTTAGATCATATTCGTCGTTTTGGTAAAGATTCTGAAACACTCAACGTTATTTACATTATTGACGACCATCGCCGTCTCATAGATGACATACGAATAAAAGAACTAATATTAGCACAACCTACTGAGACGGTAGAAAACCTGACTGATAACCGTTTCATTGCTTTAAATGCTTATGATGACCAGGAAGTGGCTATTCAAATATTTCAAGATTACGACCGTGTAGCTTTACCAGTGACAGATACCAATGGCACATTGCTCGGAATCGTTACGATAGACGATGTCATGGATGTTGCTGAAAAAGAAAATACAGAGGATTTTCAAAAATTTGGAGGGACACAGGAACTTGATTTGTCTTATACCAAAACTTCTCTTTTCGAATTAGTCAAAAAACGTGCAAGATGGCTCGTCTTCCTTTTTTTTAGCGAAATGTTAACAACAAGTGCTATGAGTTATTTCAATGTAGAAATATCAAAAGCTGTCGTATTAGCACTATTTGTACCTTTAATTATTTCAAGCGGAGGGAATTCAGGTTCACAAGCTGCCAGTCTTATTATACGATCGTTAGCTCTAGAAGAGTTAGGCTTGAAAAATTGGTGGTATGTAATGAAAAAGGAAATATTATCTGGATTACTTTTGGGTTCTTTATTAGGACTAATTGGCTTTTCTCGCGTATTTCTTTGGCAAGAAATAGGCATTTACAATTATGGAAAATATTGGGTTTGGATAGGATTATCTGTTGCGATATCATTAATTTTTGTTGTCTTATGGGGGACGTTGTCCGGTTCCATGATTCCATTTATATTAAAACGTTGCGGCTTCGATCCTGCTACAGCTAGTGCCCCTTTCGTAGCAACATTAGTGGATGTAACTGGCTTAATTATTTACTTTTCAGTAGCTGTGATATTGCTGACAGGCAAACTTCTTTAA
- a CDS encoding uroporphyrinogen-III synthase has translation MSLKIKKVLVSQPKPATGKSPYYEIAKKYDLQIDFKPFIKIEPISLREFRRQKINIQDYTAIVFTAKIAIDHYFRLCRELRFQIPESLKYFCLSETIAVYLQKYIVYRKRKIFFSELATLEDLIIAICKYDKENFLIPVSNVHGNGLSSLLNKKNIKCSTAVMYRTVSNDFNQDEKFDYDLLLFFAPAGINSLLKNFPDFKRNDVAIGAFGSATAQAVEQAGLRLAIEAPTPEAPSMVTALENYIKKLRKIL, from the coding sequence ATGTCTTTAAAGATAAAGAAGGTTTTAGTTTCTCAGCCTAAGCCTGCGACAGGGAAATCTCCTTATTATGAAATAGCAAAAAAGTATGATTTACAAATTGATTTCAAACCTTTTATTAAAATAGAACCTATATCTTTGAGAGAATTTAGAAGACAAAAAATAAATATTCAGGATTATACGGCTATTGTTTTTACAGCTAAAATAGCTATAGATCATTACTTTCGCTTATGTAGGGAACTACGATTTCAAATACCAGAATCATTAAAATATTTCTGTTTGAGTGAAACTATAGCGGTTTATTTGCAAAAATACATTGTATATCGTAAACGAAAAATATTTTTTTCAGAATTGGCTACATTAGAAGATTTGATAATTGCGATTTGCAAATATGATAAAGAAAATTTTTTAATTCCTGTATCGAATGTACACGGGAATGGATTGTCAAGCCTGTTAAATAAAAAAAATATTAAATGTAGCACAGCAGTTATGTATCGAACAGTAAGTAATGATTTCAACCAAGATGAAAAATTTGATTATGATTTATTATTGTTCTTTGCTCCTGCAGGAATTAATTCACTGCTAAAAAATTTTCCTGACTTTAAGCGAAATGATGTTGCCATAGGAGCTTTTGGATCGGCAACTGCTCAAGCGGTTGAGCAAGCGGGTTTGCGTTTAGCTATAGAAGCACCTACTCCAGAGGCTCCTTCAATGGTCACTGCTTTAGAAAATTACATCAAGAAATTACGTAAAATTTTATGA
- a CDS encoding DUF4271 domain-containing protein, producing the protein MKEELISELPKAQNWIFILFLSCFFVYVKLLTRSRLFFAMLNDFSLAKGKQNIFYEGIGDEIVRKIFWFIPTIILFSIAIYCTLLHFSSLKFETNIQLFIDLGVISLCTTTYILYKFLLNILMGHIFFQKKDVLLWSNYFFSAFSLCGLCLFVPVLLMFFLESVYYFCFYFTLWCLFVTEILILNKSYVVFFHKKSVLHYFILYLYVQVVTPLCFFYKIVIHFTSV; encoded by the coding sequence ATGAAGGAAGAATTAATCTCTGAGCTTCCTAAAGCCCAAAATTGGATATTTATACTTTTCTTATCCTGCTTTTTTGTTTATGTGAAATTATTAACAAGGAGTAGGCTATTTTTTGCGATGTTGAATGATTTTTCCCTCGCAAAGGGTAAGCAAAATATATTTTATGAAGGAATTGGTGATGAAATAGTCCGTAAAATATTTTGGTTCATACCAACAATTATTCTTTTTTCAATTGCTATTTATTGTACACTCCTTCACTTTTCTAGTTTAAAATTCGAAACCAATATTCAATTATTTATAGATTTAGGAGTTATTTCTTTATGTACTACTACTTACATTCTATATAAGTTCCTACTCAATATTTTGATGGGTCATATCTTTTTTCAAAAAAAAGATGTACTCCTATGGAGTAATTATTTTTTTTCTGCCTTTTCATTATGTGGATTATGTTTATTTGTTCCTGTTTTATTGATGTTTTTTTTAGAAAGTGTTTATTATTTTTGTTTTTATTTTACTCTATGGTGTTTGTTTGTCACAGAAATATTAATACTAAATAAGTCTTATGTAGTATTTTTTCATAAAAAAAGTGTTTTACATTACTTTATTTTGTACCTTTACGTCCAGGTGGTGACTCCTTTATGTTTTTTTTATAAAATAGTAATACACTTTACGAGTGTATAG